In Cryptomeria japonica chromosome 10, Sugi_1.0, whole genome shotgun sequence, a genomic segment contains:
- the LOC131859198 gene encoding uncharacterized protein LOC131859198, translating to MSTVDSYRGVKDQHSHDNDEHSGESFSRLMQRVHSLEDLLRKLRWERSAETKEEMAHSHLQSDGFRVPLHYPNYSKADYESMEEWRLDFLFHYYGLDVTGDVEYKRNYAIGAFLWPDQCT from the coding sequence ATGTCCACCGTGGATAGTTACAGAGGTGTCAAGGATCAGCACAGTCATGATAATGATGAACATTCGGGCGAAAGCTTCAGCCGGCTGATGCAGCGCGTCCATTCATTAGAAGATCTGCTTAGGAAATTGCGGTGGGAAAGAAGTGCAGAGACAAAAGAAGAAATGGCGCATTCACATTTACAGTCAGATGGGTTTCGGGTGCCTCTTCATTACCCTAACTATTCTAAGGCGGACTACGAATCTATGGAGGAATGGAGGCTTGACTTTTTATTTCATTACTATGGCTTGGATGTCACGGGTGATGTGGAATACAAGAGAAATTATGCAATTGGTGCCTTTCTCTGGCCCGATCAGTGCACCTGA